A genomic stretch from Mesoplodon densirostris isolate mMesDen1 chromosome 3, mMesDen1 primary haplotype, whole genome shotgun sequence includes:
- the IRX2 gene encoding iroquois-class homeodomain protein IRX-2 isoform X2, whose amino-acid sequence MSYPQGYLYQAPGSLALYSCPAYGASALAAPRSEELARSASGSAFSPYPGSAAFTAQAATGFGSPLQYSADAAAAAAGFPSYMGAPYDAHTTGMTGAISYHPYGSAAYPYQLNDPAYRKNATRDATATLKAWLNEHRKNPYPTKGEKIMLAIITKMTLTQVSTWFANARRRLKKENKMTWAPRNKSEDEDEDEGDSARSKEESPDKAREGTETSAEDEGISLHVDSLTDHSCSAESDGEKLPCRAGDPLCESGSECKEKYDDLEDDEDEDEEAERDLAPPKPVTSSPLTGVEAPLLSPPSEAAPRGGGGGGGGKAPLGSRTSPGAPPPASKPKLWSLAEIATSDLKQPSLGPGCAPPGLPAAAAPASSGAPPGGSPYPASPLLGRHLYYTSPFYGNYTNYGNLNAALQGQGLLRYNSAAAAPGEALHAAPKAASDAGKAGAHPLEPHYRPPGGGYEPKKDASEGCTVVGGGLQPYL is encoded by the exons ATGTCCTACCCGCAGGGCTACCTGTACCAGGCGCCCGGCTCGCTGGCGCTATACTCGTGCCCGGCGTACGGCGCGTCGGCACTGGCGGCGCCGCGCAGCGAGGAGCTGGCGCGCTCGGCGTCGGGCTCGGCGTTCAGCCCTTACCCGGGCTCCGCGGCCTTCACCGCGCAGGCGGCCACGGGCTTCGGCAGCCCGCTGCAGTACTCGGCCgacgctgccgccgccgccgccggcttCCCATCCTACATG GGTGCGCCCTACGACGCACACACGACAGGGATGACGGGCGCCATCAGCTACCACCCTTATGGGAGCGCGGCCTACCCGTACCAGCTCAATGACCCGGCCTACCGCAAGAACGCCACGCGGGATGCCACGGCCACGCTCAAGGCCTGGCTCAACGAGCACCGCAAGAACCCCTACCCCACCAAGGGCGAGAAGATCATGCTGGCCATCATCACCAAGATGACCCTCACGCAGGTCTCCACCTGGTTCGCCAACGCGCGCCGGCGCCTCAAGAAGGAGAACAAGATGACGTGGGCCCCCAGGAACAAAAGCGAGGACGAGGACGAGGACGAGGGCGACTCGGCAAGGAGCAAGGAGGAGAGTCCGGACAAGGCGCGGGAGGGCACGGAGACTTCGGCGGAGGACGAAG GGATCAGCCTGCACGTCGACTCGCTCACGGATCACTCGTGCTCCGCCGAGTCGGACGGAGAGAAGCTGCCGTGCCGGGCCGGGGACCCCCTGTGCGAGTCGGGCTCGGAGTGCAAGGAGAAGTACGACGACCTGGAGGACGACGAGGACGAGGACGAGGAGGCCGAGCGGGACCTGGCGCCGCCCAAGCCCGTGACCTCGTCGCCGCTCACCGGCGTGGAGGCGCCGCTGCTGAGCCCCCCATCCGAGGCCGCGccccgcgggggcggcggcggcggcggcggcaagGCGCCCCTGGGTAGCCGGACGTCGCCGGGCGCGCCGCCGCCCGCCAGCAAGCCCAAGCTGTGGTCTCTGGCCGAGATCGCCACGTCGGACCTCAAGCAGCCGAGCCTGGGCCCGGGCTGCGCGCCGCCGGGGCTGCCAGCGGCCGCCGCGCCCGCCTCGTCCGGGGCGCCGCCGGGCGGCTCGCCCTACCCCGCGTCGCCGCTGCTCGGCCGCCACCTCTACTACACGTCGCCCTTCTACGGCAACTACACAAACTACGGGAACTTGAACGCGGCGCTGCAGGGCCAGGGGCTCCTGCGGTACAACTCGGCGGCCGCGGCCCCCGGAGAGGCGCTGCACGCGGCGCCCAAGGCTGCCAGCGACGCGGGCAAGGCGGGCGCGCACCCGCTGGAGCCCCACTACCGGCCCCCCGGCGGCGGCTACGAGCCCAAGAAAG ATGCCAGTGAGGGCTGCACCGTGGTTGGTGGAGGCCTCCAGCCCTACCTATAG
- the IRX2 gene encoding iroquois-class homeodomain protein IRX-2 isoform X1, whose amino-acid sequence MSYPQGYLYQAPGSLALYSCPAYGASALAAPRSEELARSASGSAFSPYPGSAAFTAQAATGFGSPLQYSADAAAAAAGFPSYMGAPYDAHTTGMTGAISYHPYGSAAYPYQLNDPAYRKNATRDATATLKAWLNEHRKNPYPTKGEKIMLAIITKMTLTQVSTWFANARRRLKKENKMTWAPRNKSEDEDEDEGDSARSKEESPDKAREGTETSAEDEGISLHVDSLTDHSCSAESDGEKLPCRAGDPLCESGSECKEKYDDLEDDEDEDEEAERDLAPPKPVTSSPLTGVEAPLLSPPSEAAPRGGGGGGGGKAPLGSRTSPGAPPPASKPKLWSLAEIATSDLKQPSLGPGCAPPGLPAAAAPASSGAPPGGSPYPASPLLGRHLYYTSPFYGNYTNYGNLNAALQGQGLLRYNSAAAAPGEALHAAPKAASDAGKAGAHPLEPHYRPPGGGYEPKKGRRLAARGALGEGAPAGPRLVSTLEEPGKGPGDL is encoded by the exons ATGTCCTACCCGCAGGGCTACCTGTACCAGGCGCCCGGCTCGCTGGCGCTATACTCGTGCCCGGCGTACGGCGCGTCGGCACTGGCGGCGCCGCGCAGCGAGGAGCTGGCGCGCTCGGCGTCGGGCTCGGCGTTCAGCCCTTACCCGGGCTCCGCGGCCTTCACCGCGCAGGCGGCCACGGGCTTCGGCAGCCCGCTGCAGTACTCGGCCgacgctgccgccgccgccgccggcttCCCATCCTACATG GGTGCGCCCTACGACGCACACACGACAGGGATGACGGGCGCCATCAGCTACCACCCTTATGGGAGCGCGGCCTACCCGTACCAGCTCAATGACCCGGCCTACCGCAAGAACGCCACGCGGGATGCCACGGCCACGCTCAAGGCCTGGCTCAACGAGCACCGCAAGAACCCCTACCCCACCAAGGGCGAGAAGATCATGCTGGCCATCATCACCAAGATGACCCTCACGCAGGTCTCCACCTGGTTCGCCAACGCGCGCCGGCGCCTCAAGAAGGAGAACAAGATGACGTGGGCCCCCAGGAACAAAAGCGAGGACGAGGACGAGGACGAGGGCGACTCGGCAAGGAGCAAGGAGGAGAGTCCGGACAAGGCGCGGGAGGGCACGGAGACTTCGGCGGAGGACGAAG GGATCAGCCTGCACGTCGACTCGCTCACGGATCACTCGTGCTCCGCCGAGTCGGACGGAGAGAAGCTGCCGTGCCGGGCCGGGGACCCCCTGTGCGAGTCGGGCTCGGAGTGCAAGGAGAAGTACGACGACCTGGAGGACGACGAGGACGAGGACGAGGAGGCCGAGCGGGACCTGGCGCCGCCCAAGCCCGTGACCTCGTCGCCGCTCACCGGCGTGGAGGCGCCGCTGCTGAGCCCCCCATCCGAGGCCGCGccccgcgggggcggcggcggcggcggcggcaagGCGCCCCTGGGTAGCCGGACGTCGCCGGGCGCGCCGCCGCCCGCCAGCAAGCCCAAGCTGTGGTCTCTGGCCGAGATCGCCACGTCGGACCTCAAGCAGCCGAGCCTGGGCCCGGGCTGCGCGCCGCCGGGGCTGCCAGCGGCCGCCGCGCCCGCCTCGTCCGGGGCGCCGCCGGGCGGCTCGCCCTACCCCGCGTCGCCGCTGCTCGGCCGCCACCTCTACTACACGTCGCCCTTCTACGGCAACTACACAAACTACGGGAACTTGAACGCGGCGCTGCAGGGCCAGGGGCTCCTGCGGTACAACTCGGCGGCCGCGGCCCCCGGAGAGGCGCTGCACGCGGCGCCCAAGGCTGCCAGCGACGCGGGCAAGGCGGGCGCGCACCCGCTGGAGCCCCACTACCGGCCCCCCGGCGGCGGCTACGAGCCCAAGAAAGGTAGGCGGCTTGCGGCCCGcggggccctgggggagggggcgccGGCGGGTCCCCGGTTGGTGAGCACCCTCGAGGAGCCGGGGAAGGGGCCGGGGGACCTGTAG